The nucleotide sequence GTATCAACATGAAATCCTGCCCTGCAGGACATAAGCTACGCTATCTTCTATCTCAAAAGGTAGTCTTGTTTTTTGTAATCTCTTATAAGTAGACACATTCCAAGATACGCATAGCAAACAATATGTAAGGAAGTCTGAGTTTCCTAATTTAACTATTTCAGATTAAAATATCTCTTAAAAATTCATCTCTGGGTTTTTCTTCAAAGCTCTTCAGATTGATTtagtaattattgatatttaCTCTGATAACAATGACACAAATATATCGCTGTCTCTTAATTCTTAACATTCAGAATAGTGTAAATCAAACAGCATTCCTGGAGTTTAAATAATAAGGGAGGAATTGGATCTAGCAAATGAATGAGGctctctttcctcatttattcaacagatgtCTGCTGAATGCGTATTATGTGCCTGCCCTTTTTCTAGGTGTTAGAGATGCatcaataaaaaacttaaaaatagataaaaccacTGTTATCATGCatacataataattattataatacaaAATTTTATGGAAAAGTTTTAAGATACACATTTGTCTTTGAGATACTCCCACCAGTGTTTTTTAGTATCTCATTCCTTAATTTTGAAAATCTCcaaatttttcattaatattttaatttatatttataattattagtaaAAATATTCTTGGCCTTtgtgtataataaaatatttctaacctATAGAAAAGTGCAGACAATAATATTAAACTTTATTCTTCCATTTGTTCAGACTGAAAACATTGGGGTCATTGACTCCTTTCACTTACTGAGGAGTAACTTACTTAGAATCAAATGCACAGATGTTTAGTGTGCTGTtcaatgaggatttttttttttcacattttaaactttttatttgcgTATTAAAAAATTGTGCATTCCAATACTTAAAAtcattcaaagagaaaaatggcaCTCTGACTAAACTGCAGTTTACTGCCCGGCAAGACACCTAGGACCAGCTTAGTTTTTACTAGTTGTGTCCACCCAGTTTCTTCCTTCGCCGGCAAACAAgttattttccttcctctgcagATGTATAGGAGGTTTGGCTTCCCAGTCAGTAGTTCAGACACTTTGATAAGAACGAGGGGACCACAGTCATTTAAACTTGATCCAACCTCTTTGCATCTTAAAAGTTAaacagctaaaaagaaataagaaggcaATGCTTGTGGAATGTATAGTGCATATCAGCGGCGCCCGCCTCATTATGATTCGCCCGCTTGCTTCTCCTGTTCAATCGTTTCTTTTGAAGGCAGTggatttttctcttgtgtttctgtcttcttcaatttcgaTTTATCGAATTTCTCAATCTCAGCCATATCGGGTTTGTCAGACATGGTTGCAGAGGAAGCGGAGCGAGGTGCGCGAGCGAGAGAAGATCGGTCTCAAtgaggatttttaaagatttatttattagagagagtgagcacaggggaggagcagagagagaatctcaagcagactccccgctgagtgcagaggcaaatgtgggactcagtcccaagatccacgagatcatgacctgagtcgaaatcatgaggcaaatgcttaactgactgagccacccaggccacccagTGCAGTGAGttttaatgaacatatatatatatgctaccaTTTCCACAATCAAAACATAGAACATTTACATAAGCCCAGAAAGTTCTCCCTGTACTTCTTTGTAGTTAGGCCCTTCCTCTAGGCAGCCATTGATCTGAATTCTATGAGCATGgagtggttttatttgttttagaatttatataaatgaaatgacaTAGCATGCATTCTTTTGTGTTGGCTTCTTTCCCTCAAAAGAATGTTTTCGAGACTTGTTGGGGGAGAAGAAACTTTTGTTGCTCCTCAAGGTCCTTCTAGGTGGACTAAGAAAGTCAAATTGACacgagacagattaacaggagaaaatcaaatttacctTTATAGTTATAGGGAATCCACATATACGTGGAATTGCAGAGACAGTCAGGCAACAGGAGGTTTATCTGAGCTAAGGAGAGGGGTAGAGGTGTGGATATACACAGGAAAGGAAGATCATTAGCAGGAAAGTGAGAgatatttggaaaacaaagtttGCCTGTTCTGcagataaatttctttttttttttttaagattttatttattttgtatttatttgtcagagagagagagagctagagcgagcacagacagagtggcaagcagagtcagagggagaagcaggctccctgcagagcaaggagcccgatgtgggactcggatCCCAGGatgctcatgacctgagccgaaggcagctgcttaaccaactgagccacccaatgtcCCTCTGCAGATAAATTTCTTAGGTAAAGAGGAATCTCTGTTAATagttctcttcctggtacaggcaGGTAGTTGAGAGGGGTAGGTAAAGAGCTTTTCTGAAAACATGagttttgattgcttttaactTAAGATAATGGATCttccaacaaatttttttttttaagattttatttatttatttgacagagagggaaatcacaagtagagaggcaggcagagagagggggaagcagcctctctgctgagcagagagccctatgcggggctcaatcccaggaccctgagatcatgacctgagccaaaggcagaggcttaacccactgagccacccaggcacccctgatcttcCAAACAATTTTTACCAACTGGCTCTAGCAGTGTATAAGAGTTCCTATTGATCTATGTCTTCATTAGCActttgtattttctgatttcttaatttttccagtAACTAATAGGTAAAATGTTATCTCactatggtcttttttttttttttttaagattttgtttatttatttgacaggcagagaacacaagtagggggagaggcaggcagagagagaggaggaagcaggctccctgctgaccagagagcctgatgcaggactccatcacaggaccctgggatcatcacctgagcctaaggtagaggctttaacccactgagccacccaggggcccctcactatggttttactttaaattttctgatTAGTAATAAGGTGGAACATTTTTTCTCAGTTATTGAccatttgggttttcttttctctaaagttGCAGTTCAAGTATTCTGTGTCTAATGTTTCTCATTCACGTTGTAATTCTACATGGAGGCAAGagcttcttctcctcttcccctgccttcctctctccgaCTCCCACTGACAAAACCTAAGATAAATCATTTGGCATGAAACAAAGTGCTGCAATGgaaaattttgtgtatattttgtttttgtggaacTACTTCCTCAGGGCAAATTCTTAGTGGGATTATACGTAGCTTTTACGAGATATTGCCAAATTTTTCTCTATATGGGATTGGACCATTTTGCACTCAGCAACAACATATGAGGGTGTTTTTCCACAGAGCCACATGAATGGGGTACATTGTCAGACTTTTGAATCTTTGCCAAACTAATAGGTACTAAGTgatatttcagtataattttaatttggatttctcTTATGGAGTTGGACATCATCTTATATGTTTGGGATCCATTTATATACCTTCTTCTGTGAATTTTCTGTTCAtgtgttttgcccatttttttctattggattttGATGATTctagtcatttttaaatatatgttatggTAATTAGCCCTCTACTTGTCATGTAAATAGCAATATTTCCTCCCGGTTTGTTATTATGTTTTGACTTTGGTGATCAACTTACttaactctggaaaacaaaaaaatcacattggTATCATTATGGCATTGCCTcacatttaaatgttaattttgaggaaaattgacatctttttaattttgtttgctttACCCAAGACCATGGAAtcctttttatttgttcaagGTTACTACTGaagtttttgttaagatttttctcATATAAGTTTGTACGTTTCTTGATAAGTTCAgccttaagtattttattttttgttgcttttataaACAGGGTTCAGTTTTACATTAAGTCTTTTATTGCTTGATATGTATGAAGAATATTGTTTCtacatgttaattttaaatatagCAATGTTACTGAATTCCTTgtgtaggcaaagaggcaggcagagagagggggaaacaggctttccactgagcagagagcctgatgcagaacttgaacccaggaccgtgagatcatgatctgagccgaaggcagaggctttaacccactgagccacccaggtgccccgggtttgGATAtttgtataatgacatatatccaccATTTTATTATCATACAAAATAGcttcactgccctaaaagtccTTTGTGGTCCACCTATTCATCTTTCTTTCCCCTGaccccctggaaaccactgatcattttactgtccccatagttttgccttttttagaaTGTCTTATTGTTGATGTCATGCAGTATGTAGCCTGTTTGGATGAGCTTCCTTCACTTAGTAACATCCATTTACATTTCCTCTTTGTCTCAtcggctcagctggttaaaccactgactcttttttttttttttttttaagattttatttatttatttgacagagagagatcacaagtaagcagagaggcaggcagagagagagagagagagagagaggaagaatcaggctccccactgagcagagaacccgacatggggctcgatcccaggaccccaagatcatgacctgagctgaaggcagaggccttaacccactgagccacccaggcgccccaaaccactgattctttttttttttttttaaagattttatttttatttatttattcgacagagagagatcacaagtaggcagagaggcaggcagagagagagaggaggaagcaggctccccactgagcagagagcccgatgcgggactcgatcccaggaccctgagatcatgacctgagccgaaggcagcggcttaacccactgagccacccaggcgcccaaccacTGATTCTTGATCTCCGTTCAGGTCTTGATGGTGATGGGATGACGgtgtctcagagttgtgagttcaagccccatgttggactccatgctgagcatgaagcttatttaagaaaagaatttcctctgggtcttttcatggcttgatagctcatttctttaaaactgaataatagtctattgtctggatgtaccgcaatttattttttcatctactgaaggatatcttagttgcttccaagttttgggaactacaaataaaattgctataaacatccatgcaGGTTTATGTATGGATAGAAGTTTTCTGCCCATTTGAGTAAATACTAAGGAGTAGGactgcataattttttaaaatatgcttttggATTCTGGGGCCAATATTTGacttagaattttttaatatCCAAATCCATAAGTGAGAGTTGAACAGTATTTGTCATATTTTGAGATTGATGTCATACTGGCTTCCAAAAAACAATTTggaatgcctttttcttttaaaatgctctgaaggggtgcctgggtggcttagtggcttaagattctgtctttggctcatgtcctgatctcagggtcctgggatcgagccccacatcctgctctctgctcagcagggagcctgcctcccccccctctctctgcctgcctctctgcctacttgtgatctctctctgtcaagtaaataaataaaaatctttttaaaaaatgctctgaaATAATGTATTTCAGGCATCAGATCTTTGGGGATTTAGAATGTCTTTGTGAAGCCATCTGAGCCTGGTACTTTTTCATGTGGATAGTTATTAGatatctttctttgtttctcttaataAAATTGATTTGTCCAGGCTTTCAATATTTAGTGGAATTAATTTTGGCATATTGCAGTCTAATACtatgaaaataattacataatacCATGTCACTTTCTGTTTTACTGACTATCTTATTGGTTCTTATTTTGAATGGTTatgcttttttcctctttttttctggatTAGGTTTATTAGTGGTCTGtcattaaaagctttttttttttttttttcaaatagtcaGCAGGTTTATTTATTAGTCTATGGCTTTCTGTATTCAACCacattgatttctgttttttttttaaaagatttatttatttgacagagagaaatcacaagtagacagagaggcagccagagagagagagagagggaagcaggctccctgctgagcagggagccctatgcgggactcgatcccaggaccctgagatcatgacctgagcggaaggcagcggcccaatccactgagccacccaggcgcccctgatttctgtttttatctttattatctttctgcttttctttggtatagtttttttttttttttttttttacaagctttgttgttgtttttaagattttattcacttatttgtcagggtgagagagagcgcaagcagggggagtggcaggcagatggagaagcaggttctcccctgagcaaggagcccaaagcaggacttgatcccatgacctgggaATTACaaccagagcctaaggcagattcTTAAGCAAAtgaaccacacaggcatccctggTATAGCTTTTTGAgttagaaatataatttatttagagtcattcttttgttttcattacataaatatttgaagGCTACAAATTTCCCCTAATCactgatttgtttttttgtagaTTCTGATGTatattgtttcccttttttttttttttagaaattatgaatCCAATTTGAATACTAATTTTCATTTCATCTAATACTTCTTTAATAGCACCCTTTAAAATTTCTAGGTGGAAatgattgtttgttttctgattttgttttttttttaatttttttaagactttatttatttatttgagagagagacagtgagagagagcatgagcgaggagaaggtcagagggagaagcagactccccatggagctgggagcccgatgtgggactcgatcccgggactccaggatcatgacctgagctgaaggcagttgtccaaccaactgagccacccaggcgccctgttttctgattttgttatcaatttttagtattatatgtttattactATTACTGTTTAATTAGAATACTATTTGCATTATTTCTACTTCTATTATTGAGAAGTGACACAGTACAAAGTCAATTTTCATGACTGAGTCCATATGTGTTTGGGAGGAAAGTATACTCTCTATTTTTGAGGTATAAATTTGAATATATCCATGAGACCTACTTTATTTATTATCTTGTTAGATTTTTTTACATCTCTAATTTGATCTATTAGACCTTGGTTGGTATGAGAGAGATGCTGATGTCTCTTATTcttattgtattttattgtaaACTGAGCAGTATGATTAATTTACTATTTTGCATTTGAGAGTAAGACAAACAAGATACACAACAGGATTCCTCTAAGTGATACATTTATTTCTGCTAAAAACTTCTCTAGCTTCTAGTCCAGGGACTGTCAATACTACTTTTAAGTTATTaggcaaatattttattcttaggCTTGTCTGTCTTCTGTGTAAAATGAGGTGAGTTATGGGATATTTCTTCAGTCCAATACTCTAATTTATCAATACAACAAAAGTGCTTTTGAAATAATACCtgctgcggggcgcctgggtggctcagtgggttaaggcctctgccttcggctcgggtcatgatctcagtgttccgggatcgagccccgcgtcgggctctctgctccgcggggagcctgcttcctctcctctctctgcctgcctctctgcctacttgtgatctctgcctgtcaaataactaaataaaatctttaaaaaaaaaaaaaagaaataatacctgctGTTACTGACTGGGGTTATGGCAATAACAGTGATGGTTTGTTCAGTGCTTCCTGCCTGCCAGGCTCCCTGCATAGCACTTTACATATATGTTTTAACTGAATGGAAGCATATTCGTTTAGTTTTTCTTCAACCTCTAGAACGTTGGCCTCTCTCTGATTCAGCTGGCAGAAACTTGATGGATTGGCTCAGTATTTTAGGAGACCACCCCCTGCAGAAGTTGACAGTGGGTACTTGCATGTTGTCGGACCCGGCCTTTTACTTGAATCAGGACAATGGTCAGAGAGCACATTGGTCAAGGGAGCAATCAGGCAGCATTTATTTCTGTTAGGTTTCCAGGTTTGGCAGGAAACTAGACCAGAAGGAGATAAGGAGCTCAGACCTTTACAGGGTGTGATTGGAGTCTTGGACAAAGAGGAACAGAGCTGTTTTCCTGGCCAGCTATTTTCATCCCTGGCTCATACAAGTGCTCTCAATGTGTAAAAAATACTGTGGCGAAAGACTGTTCCTTGAGATCAGCAGACATAGCGTCCTAACAAGGAATGGTTAGCTCTAAGCCAATCTCCTTTTGCCTTTAGTAGTAACTCTGTTGATAACATAgacacaagtaataaaatggtcTCACCCTGCCTCAGATTAAGTGACATAATTCCTGCCCCTTCAGCTAAAGATACTTTGTATTATTCTCAAACTCACTTATCCAGCTGGTCAATCATGTAACATTATTATCTTCTATTACCATCAGGGTTGATAAATATGTGATACTAGTGTCAATTCTTCTTCCCCCTGGGCCCCTGGCAGAGACTCAGTTACTATTCAGTTTGTATACTTTCTTGCCAAACTTCTCAACATGACACCCAAGTAACAAGACTAGGATTTGCTCCCACTATAGAATCCGTTGCCATTCTTATTTAGGCACTCTGGATTCAAAGACAAGGAACTGGGCAGCCTCGTGTGGGACACAGGAATGTAAACAGCCTCTCTAGATCAGAGAATTCCATGCTGTGACAGAAAGGAGCTGCTGTCTAACTTTAAGACTGGCAAATTTAATTCCAAATGGCATGAGGATGTCCAACTCGCTTGAATGCCGCAGACTATGTTATTTGTCCTGCTCAGTAGGTATTGAATATCTGCTTTGGTTGTTCTCACCAGATGCCCCAGCAAGACTTGTGTACCAAGTCCCAGACGTGCTTTCAGTTTGCTCAATTTGCAAAACTTGGGTTTAGCACAGTTGGGGCTGGCAAAGTCTTTCAGGTGGGCTGTTGAGCCCAATGGGAACTTCTGCTGGATGTAAATAATAGCTAAGAGGCATCACATGACATCATACTCTGTTGTACTATCTCTGTTTTTTGGTGCATGGGAGAATGTGAGCAGGGCTGGGTTCATGGCAACCATGAACCTGACAGTCAGAGATGTAAACACAGGAGCCCTCCGCTCACATGCTCAGTGTTGTGTTTTAAAAGGAATGGGTGTG is from Mustela lutreola isolate mMusLut2 chromosome 7, mMusLut2.pri, whole genome shotgun sequence and encodes:
- the LOC131835365 gene encoding thymosin beta-4; the encoded protein is MSDKPDMAEIEKFDKSKLKKTETQEKNPLPSKETIEQEKQAGES